One region of Triticum aestivum cultivar Chinese Spring chromosome 6B, IWGSC CS RefSeq v2.1, whole genome shotgun sequence genomic DNA includes:
- the LOC123134576 gene encoding 7-deoxyloganetin glucosyltransferase yields the protein MSSAVHQRQPHAVLIPQPAQGHVTPMLHLAKALHARGFRVTFVNSEYNRRRLLRSRGPGSLDGADGFRFEAVPDGLPPSDDHGDDVTQDIAELCLSTIKHSAAPFRELLVRLNNSSTPVSCVIADGVMSFAQRVAEEMGIPALVFWTTSACGFMGYLHFAELVRRGYVPLKDESDLTNGYLDTVIDWIPGMDGIRLKDMPSFIRTTDPDDVMLNFDGGEAQNTRGARGLILNTYDALEQDVVDALRRTFPRLYTVGPLPAFAKAAAGGAEAELDAIGGNLWKEDASCLRWLDAQKQPGSVVYVNFGSITVVTAAQLAEFAWGLAGCGRPFLWVVRPDLVAGEKAVLPEEFVRDTKDRGVLASWCPQERVLSHPSVGLFLTHCGWNSTLESVCAGVPMVCWPFFAEQPTNCRYACAKWGIGMEIGGDVAREEVARLVREAMDGERGKAMRASAAAWKESARAATEAGGSSSQNMDRLVEFLRAGCDGAI from the exons atgagctcggcggtgCACCAGCGGCAGCCGCACGCGGTGCTGATCCCGCAGCCAGCGCAGGGCCACGTCACGCCGATGCTGCACCTCGCCAAGGCACTGCACGCCCGGGGCTTCCGCGTCACCTTCGTCAACTCCGAGTACAACCGCCGCCGCCTGCTCCGGTCCCGCGGCCCCGGCTCGCTGGACGGCGCCGACGGCTTCCGCTTCGAGGCCGTCCCGGACGGCCTGCCGCCGTCCGACGACCACGGCGACGACGTCACGCAGGACATCGCGGAGCTCTGCCTGTCGACCATCAAGCACAGCGCCGCACCGTTCAGGGAGCTGCTTGTCAGGCTTAACAACAGCAGCACGCCGGTGAGCTGCGTCATAGCCGACGGCGTCATGAGCTTCGCTCAGAGGGTCGCCGAGGAGATGGGCATTCCGGCCTTGGTGTTCTGGACTACGAGCGCCTGTGGCTTCATGGGTTACCTCCACTTCGCCGAGCTCGTCAGAAGAGGCTATGTGCCACTCAAAG ATGAGAGTGACCTGACTAATGGGTACCTGGACACTGTCATCGACTGGATCCCCGGAATGGATGGCATCCGTCTGAAAGACATGCCCAGCTTCATCAGAACCACTGACCCGGACGACGTGATGCTCAACTTCGACGGCGGCGAGGCGCAGAACACGCGCGGCGCCCGCGGGCTCATCCTCAACACGTACGACGCGCTGGAGCAAGACGTCGTCGACGCGCTCCGCCGCACGTTCCCGCGCCtctacaccgtcggcccgctgcccGCGTTCGCCAAAGCCGCCGCGGGAGGCGCCGAGGCCGAGCTCGACGCGATCGGCGGGAACCTCTGGAAGGAAGACGCGAGCTGCCTCCGCTGGCTGGACGCCCAGAAGCAGCCCGGCTCGGTGGTGTACGTCAACTTCGGCAGCATCACGGTGGTGACCGCGGCGCAGCTCGCGGAGTTCGCGTGGGGGCTGGCGGGCTGCGGCCGGCCGTTCCTGTGGGTCGTCCGgccggacctcgtcgccggcgagaagGCCGTGCTGCCGGAGGAATTCGTCCGGGACACCAAGGACAGGGGAGTCCTGGCGAGCTGGTGCCCGCAGGAGCGCGTCCTCTCGCACCCGTCGGTGGGGCTGTTCCTGacgcactgcgggtggaactcgACGCTGGAGAGCGTGTGCGCCGGCGTGCCGATGGTCTGCTGGCCCTTCTTCGCTGAGCAGCCGACCAACTGCCGGTACGCGTGCGCCAAGTGGGGCATCGGGATGGAGATCGGCGGCGACGtggcgagggaggaggtggcgcggctgGTGCGCGAGGCTATGGACGGCGAGAGGGGCAAGGCGATGAGAGCGAGCGCGGCGGCGTGGAAGGAGAGCGCCAGGGCGGCGACGGAGGCAGGTGGCTCGTCGAGCCAGAACATGGATCGGCTGGTCGAGTTCTTGCGTGCCGGGTGTGATGGTGCTATCTGA